From Candidatus Binatia bacterium:
AGAGGGCCAATAGCAAGAGCGGCGCGGACGTGAACAACCCGAAATGCACCCCAAACGCCGTATCCCACAGCAAGTCTAGGTGAGGCCAATCTATGCCGCGGTAGCCGTAGTGGGTATATTCTGCTAGCGGCATATAGTGCTGGGCCGGATAGAACGGATTACCAAAGCATAACCACTGGTATCCCATCAACACTGCAATTGAGAACCCCGCCCCGGCAGCAAAATGCGGCACGTCAACACGCGACCGCGCCTCTCTGGGAAGCGAGGAGCGGCGCACAAGACTATAGAGGCTGAGGACCAGCAGGACGACGAGGCCGCTGTAGTCGACGACTACCGCCCACCCGGAAATCAACCCTGCGAGCAGGTAATTGGGGCGTTGAGGGCGCGAGGGATCGTCCCATGGTCTCCACAGCAGGGCGAAGGCGAACAAGGCTAAGTGGCTGACGAGGAGATTATGATTCAGTTGGGCCGTCCGGTAAAAGATGGGTGTCGCGAACGCATAGAGCAGCGCCAGCAGCAATGCCGCCTGGACCGACGACGTCAAACTCACCAGAACACGGAACATCACCACCGCGCTGAGCGCCGAGAGCGGAGCCATGAAAAAGGCCTGCATCACCCCCGCCGCTAAACCGAATTTCACATCCAAGCCGCGCTCGTACGCCATGCGGTAAAACTCCCGGTCCTCCGGGTGGGGCGTGTTGTATTCCGGCGCCGGTCGGGGGGAGGCGGCACGGGTGCGCTGTACGCGCTCGACAATGCGGTCGATGATCGGGCGGGCCAAGGCGTAAGGAATTGCGCCAAGGATCGAGGCCCCAGGGTTATTGTTGATGAACGCCCCGTGGCCGGGGAGCGCGAAGATGTCGTCGTGCAGACCGAGGTACTCGGAGACGTCGAAGCTAAGACGATCGCCCAGGCTCAGGGCCGGGTAGATCTCCCGTTCGACGTTGGTGGCAAAGTGAAGGGCGTACACCAACCAGCACGTGACGAACAACCGTATGGCGACGCCACGCGGGGAGAAGCGCCACGGTACGAGCGCCGGACGGGCGCCGGACATCGATAGCGCTGGACCAACGCGCCGCGTCATCTGGATACCGCTATCAGCCCCGATCGACAGAAGGCTTGCCTCCCTGTAAATAGAAGACCAGGCCGAGCAGATCAACAAACGTCGTCAGCACGCGCCAACCCAGCAGCGCCTCGGCCCCGCCAGTCAGCCCGGCCAACTGAAACAGCTTGATAAAAGCCGCTTCGCCCACTCCTAACCCGCCCGGGGTCACCGGCAGGGCGTTGGCCATAAAGCCGAGCGGGATCAGAATGACCATCGGACCGCTGACCCCGGTGGGGCTGGTGGCCTGAACCAAAAGCAACATGACCCCTACCGTGATCGTCTGTACCAGCAACGAGATCCCGACCGCCGCCAGCAGGATACCCACGTTCCGGCGGTACGCGCCCACAGTTTTAAACACCCGTTCCGCGTGAGCCACCAGGCGCAACCTCGGGAAGGCGCGGGACATCGGGCGGCTATTTCTCTCCTGCCTCGCAAAACAGAACAACACACCCGCAAGCATCGCCGCTACGACAGCGGCCGCAGCCCATAGCAAGACGAGTAAAATTCCCACCGACTCCAGCAACCGCGGGAACAGTGGGGCGGCCAGCAGCGGCCAGAGCGCCAGCGCGAACGCGCCCACGGCACGGTCGAGCAGCATCACCGTGGCGATCTCGGTGAATCCGCTCCGGTTGCCCACCGTGGCATAGTAGACCCTGACGATATCACCGCCAGTGATTCCCGGCAGGCACGCGTTGAAAAAAGCCCCTATCAAGGTGAGCCGGAGCGACGAGGCGAGTGAAAGGTGCAGGCCGTGCGGCTTCAGCAGCACGCATAGGCGCCACGAGGTGAGGACCACGGTCATGACCAAAAGGGCGAGAACGGTGAGCGATAGCGGCCAGGCCTCCGCCAAACCCAACAAGGCTGACCAGTTGATCGCGCCTAAAGTGCCGAGGTAGACCAGCAGGCCGACGCCGATCGCCGTCCGCAGTGCCGCGAGCAACGTGCGCTTGGCTGGTATCATCGCCGGGCAAAAAAGAAAATGGGATCAGAGAATTTTTTCAATCGTAGTCCCAGCCGTCTTCTTAGATCGTCCCGCGCTGGATGATGTGATGAGGATAAGAGGGAATTGTAATTCGCGGCGACTGTGCCATGCGCCATTCCAGTATGAAGAATTGTTGGAAGCCTAACGCCCGTATTGCACATCGTCAAGAAGAAAGTTCTCCGATGCCAATTTTTCCGTATTCTCATTGCGCGTTCGTTCCCTGCTGGAATATTATCTGCCATTTTCCGTCGGTGCATCTCCATCTAGACTTCGGAAGCAAAAAGGAGAGGCTTGTCTGTCTTTCGTCGCCGCAATTACCTTGTCACCTTTCATCGCCGCCGCGAACGCCTCAGAAAATGTATCGACACTCCTAATGCAAGCACATGGGCGCTGAACATAAGAAAGATCTTTAGCTCGAATCGCCCCACTGAATCTTACCTACAGATGCTGTTAGGAGTTTGGTGGGGACTCCAAACTGGATGGGGCCAGGTAGAAGACCCGGCCCCAACACGGCTTCGTAACGGACAAGATCAGGACTATTTGCCTTGTAGCGCTTCGTGGACCTTGCCCACCATTTTTGCGGACGGTGTGAGGGTCTTGTCGCCTTCGTCCTTCCACTTCGAGGGGCAGGCCTCGTTGGTTTTTTTCGACAGGTAGAGGTTCGCTTTGAACTTACGCATCAGCTCGTCGATGTTTCGGCCGAGGTTGTAGAAGTTGATCTCGGCGTTCATCAGGACCCCCTGGGGGTTGATGATGAAGGTTCCTCGCAACGCAAGGCCGGTGTCCTCGTCGTACACGCCGAACATCTGTGCCGCCTTTCCGGTAGGATCGCCTGCCATCGGGTACTTGACCTTCGCAAGCTCCTTCTCATTCTCCTGCCACGCCTTGTGCACGAACTTGGTATCCGTGCTCACCGTGATGATGTCGCACCCCATCTTGACGAAACGGTCGTGCTGCTCTGCCAGAGCAGCGAATTCGGTCGCTCAGACGAAGGTGAAGTCGGCCGGATAGAAGAAGAGAATCGTCCAGCGCTTGTTGCTGATTTGATCCTGCAGGCGGAACTTGCCGAAGTCGCCTTTCGCCGGCTCGTAGGTCTCGAACTCGAAATCCGGCACCTTCGTCCCGAGTTTCAAATTCGTCGCTGTGTCTGCCATGTCGTCTCACCTCCTGTTGTGTTGGTCTCACTCACAAAAATTATTATCACTCGCCAGCCGGTCTCGCTAGCCCCAACGTCCTTGAATGCTATCTCCGCACCTGCACGATGATCTCCGTTTCCACCGGCGCGTCTTTGCTAAGCGAGGCGACGCCGACGGCGGCGCGGGCGTGCTCGCCGCGCGCGCCCCAGAGTTTCACGAGAAGGTCGGACTCGCCATTGACGACCTTTGGCATGTCGGTAAATCCGGGCGCGACGGCGACGTAGCCTAAGACTTTCACGATCCGCTTCACTCGATCGAGACTCCTCAGAGCCGCTTTCATGATCGCGAGATGATTCAGCGCGCAATCGCGCGCCATCTCGTAGGCCTGTTCGAGCGTGACTTCGCCGCCGACTTTTCCGGTGTATTTCGGCGGTTGGCCGTTCAAGCGGCCGATGTTGCCGCCGATAAACAGGAGATCGCCGACTCTGACGAAAGGGATGTAGTTCGCCGCCGGCGTCGGCGGTTGCGGCAGCTCGAACCCAAGCGCGGATAGTTTTGTCTCGATCGTTTCTTTCGCCCGCTTTTTCTTCTTCATTTATGCGCTCCTTCGATTTGCAAATTTGAGACGCAGCGGATCATATGAAAAAAGCAGGCGCGAGGCGAGAGCAAGGCGTAAATAAGAAAATTAAGGTTCTTCTGGGTTTAGTGTGAAGGAGATTCACCACGAAGGACACGAAGAGCACGAAGGAAAGAAGTTTTAACCGCAAAAGAGCACAAAGGATTTAGGTTTCAGATCTGTAAGGCAACCGTGCTGTGGTAACCCTTTACCCGTTCTAAGAAGGGCACGTGGTGAACGAAATCAAGGTGATAGTGATAAGTTATCCATACGGAAGGCGGAAGAGGCAAAATAAAAAAGATGTGGCGCGAATCCCGAGACAAAACAAGCATGAGTAAAGCTCCGGAATTTCGGACTGGACCCCCGACCCTTCGACAGGCTGCTCAGGGTCGTGGTGAGCGAAGTCGAACCACGATAAAAACATCCGGGGGTGACAACTTGGGGAAAATCATCCGAGCGCCTCTTGATGCCCCGCAGCTTGCTGCGGGGATGTTCATCCGTGCCCGCATGCTTCGACCCGTCGGCTTTGCTCAGGACAGGCGGGCGGGCTCAGCACGAACGGAAAATTGCCCCGACTTAAAAATTATCCCGTTCGCCCTGACCTCTCGACAGGCTCGGGACTAAAGGCTGTCGAGGGGGCCTGCCCTGAGGCCCCTCGAAGGGTCGAAGGGCGAGTGGGGCGGGATTGCCGGCGCACTCACGCGCAGCTCTCAGCCAAGCTCCTTGATAAAATCCGACACGCGCTCGCCGATCATGATCGCCGTGAGATTGGTGTTGGCGTGCGTGACCGTCGGCATGATCGAAGCGTCGGCGATCCAGAGATTGTCCATGCCGTGGACTTTCAGCTTCTGATCGACGACGGCCATCTTGTTCGACGCCGGCGCCATCAGGCAGGTGCCCACGCCATGATGGTAGCTGTCGTAGGTCGAGCGCGCGAATTTAGCCCAATCGTCCTTCGGACCCGGTTGCACGAGCGGCCCGTAGTATTTCTCCATCGAGTCATGCTGCGTGAGATCGAAAATGAAGCGCATCGTGTTGGTCATGGCCTCGACGTCGCGGCCGTCCTCGAGCATGCGCGACTCGATCGCCGGTAGCTCGTTCGGTTCTGTGCTCCGCAGCGTAAGCTTGCCGCGCGTGGTCTGTTCCAGCAGATGGGCGGAGACGGGCATCATTCGTTTAATACCTTTCACTTCGGTCGGTGGCCGCATCACGATGTGAAAGTTCGCGCAGGACCGCGACGGATCGCTCTTGGTGATCAGACGAAAGCGCGGTACCACCCAATCTTCACTGAAGTGCGTCGGCCCCTCGAACGTCATGTAGACCACCGGGTGGTCTTGATAGTTCTCGCCCACGCCTTCGAGCGCATGCACTGTCTTGATGCCGAGCCGCGCCAGCTCTTTGGCCGGGCCGACACCGGAGAGCATGAGAACCTGCGGCGTGTGGTAAACGCCGGCGGCGAGCACGATCTTGTCGGCGGCGACGCGCCGAACCTGTCGTTCCTTTTCGTATACGACTTCAGTCACTCTGCGCCCGTCGATTTTCAACCATCGCACCGGCGCTTCGGCGACGATCGTCAGATTTTTCCGGCCGCGGGCGAGATTCAGATACGCAACGGTGGTCGATTGCCGCTTGCCGTTTTTAATATTATAGGGCGATGCACAGACGCCCAACGGCTCGGCAACGTTGAGATCGGGGCAGGAGGAGAGTCCCATGCCGAGCGCGCGATCGATGAAAGCGCGCACCGGCGCCGATGCCGGCATGTCCAACATGAAGGGCCGCTTCACGTACAGCGGGCCGTCGTTGCCGTGGATCGGGCTATCGGGAAAATCCTGGTCCGATTCGATGCGCTTCATTACCGGCAGGCATTTTTCATACGACCAGTCGGGGTTCCCGTGCGCGACCCAGTTGTCGAGATCGTGCTTCATGGGCCGCAACACGGACATGACGTTGACCGACGAGCCGCCGCCCATGATCCGTCCCGAGAGCGCGTAATACGTGCTGCCGTCGATCTTTCGCTGCGAGGGATACATCATTACGAACGGCGATTCGAGCAGTAGGCGCGTTTGTTGCGATGCTTCTGCCACGATGTCCGGGATCGGCTGCGGGTCGGGCCCGGTTTCCAGCAGCAGCACGTTGCGCTTCGGATCCTCCGATAAGCGGGCGGCGGCGGTGCATCCCGCCGAGCCTCCGCCGATAATGATAACATCGTAAAAATCAGCCATGCGGTAGCTCCGCAATCTCCACTCGCGCTTTTAGTCTTCGGGCAAATTCCTCCAGCGCCAACACCGACGTGGCACGCAGGACCATATCGCCGAGGATACCGAGTCGACCTTTGATCTCTATGTCGGCGCGATAACTCAGTTCCGTGCGCTTTTCAAGCGGCTCGGCAAGCTTCAGGTTCAATCTCGCGGTGACGCGGCTGTGGGTGACGGAATCCTCGCCGTCGGTTTGCACCACGAGGTCGCTCGGCGGCGTGCTGTCGGTGATCGTCGACCGGAAGCTGAACTTGCCGGAGATCGGGCCGACGGCCGCTACGACGACGCCTTCGAACGTGCGCTCGTCGATCTCCGTGACCTGCTCCAGGCCGGGAAGGCACGATGAGAAGCGATCGATGTCCAGGAGAAAATCCCAGAGAACTGCGCGGGGAGCTGCGACATCGATCTTGCCTTCGAGAATCATGTTAAATGGTGTTCCCCCTCACCCTTCCCTCTCCCCCGTTGCGGGGGAGAGGATAAAGGAGAGGGGCAAATCAATGAAAAGGCGAAGGCGAGGTTCATTACTCACGCGGCGATTAATTGCTCGATCGGCCCGCGAGGTATAGACGCGCGCACTGCTCGCTGCAAAAATATTGGTCGCCGCGGAGCATGGCCTCGCTCTTGGGAAGATAGCTCTGGCACTGCGGGTCGAGGACCATCTCCTCCGGCTTGGCGGCGTCGCTCTGGCGCAGATTGCGCGGTCTTTTTCGGGTGAATAGATAGAGATTGAGGAGCGTGAAGAAAAGAAAAAACAGGAAGAAGAGGAGAATCAGCCTCAGCATTGCGGGAGACTCTTTGGACAGAGCTGTATTATCACCGCTCCGGACCGGTGCCAAGGCCTGCTAGAGCCGGGTAGTGGATTCTGTTTGATAAAATTTTGTAGGGGCGACCCCCTGTGGTCGCCCGAAAAGAAGGGCAGGCACAGGGGCCTGCCCTACATAGAAATGTTGTTGCATTCAAATTGAACCTTACCTACAGCCGGGCGAGGCTGACGCGCTTGTCGTCTTTGACTCCGACCAGGATCTCGGAAATCGAGGTGCCCAGGACCGGATGGATCACTTGCGGCCCGAGCTCGATCAACGGGATCAGGACGAACTTGCGCTGGTGCATTTCCGGGTGAGGAATTTTTAAATTCTTCTTGTTCATGATGAGCGAGTCGTAAAGCAGTATGTCGAGATCGATGATGCGCGCGCCCCACTTCTTGCGCACTTTCTTCCGCCCCATGGCGCGCTCGATGTTTTTCAATTTAGTCAGCAGCAGCTCGGGTTTCATCTCGGTTTCAATCTCGATGACCCCGTTGATGTACCATTCCTTGGAATCGCCGTGCGGCTGGCTTTCGTAGACGGAGGATTCTTTGATGATGCGGGTCTTGGGGAGCTTGGCGATTCTTTCCAGCGCCTCCAGGTAGTTCTCCCGCTTGTTTCCCAGGTTGGAGCCGATGCCTATATATACCTGATGGGGCACAGTCCGTTCAGGATAGATCCTCCAGGTGTGACGCCTAAATTCTTACCTGCCGGATTCTCTCCGTGACCTCCTTCAAGCGTAATTTGTCCACACAGAGGGTAAAGCGCACGTAGCCCTCGCCCGGCGCGCCGAAGCCGTTGCCGGGCGTCGTGACGACACCGGCCTGGTCGAGCAGCTTAGCGGTGAAATCCGCCGAGGTAAATCCCTTAGGAACCGAAACCCAGACGTAGAACGTCGCGCGCGGCTTCTCGCATTCGAATCCCGCGGCGCGGAGCCCGTCCACGAGAATGTCGCGCCTTTCCTGAAAGACTCTTCTCGATGGCTCGATGATTTTGTCGCCCAAGCGCAAGGCCTCGATCGCCGCCTCCTGAACCGCCTGGAAGATGCCGGAGTCGATGTTCGACTTGACCTGCGCCAGGCCGGCGACGAGCTCCGGATTGCCGACGGCCATGCCCACGCGCCAGCCGGTCATGTTGAAGCTCTTGGAGAGCGAGTGGAATTCGATGCCGATCTCCCGCGCGCCCTCGACTTCGAGAAAGCTCATCGGGCGATAGCCGTCGAAGCCCATCTCGGTGTAGGCCGCGTCGTGGCAGACGATGACGTTATATTTGTTCGCGAACTCGATCACGCGCGTGAAAAAATCTTTTTCCGCCACCGCCGCCGTGGGGTTGTTGGGATAGTTGATCCACAGCATCTTGGCCGCCCGCGCGACTTCGGCGGGAATCGCGTCGAGGTCCGGCAGGAAACGATTCTCTTTCGTGAGCGGCAGAAAATAATTTTTTCCGCCGTTGAACAGAGTCCCGATGTGATACACCGGATAGCATGGACTCGAAACCAGGACGATATCGCCGGGGTCGACGAAAGCGGTAGCCATGTTGGCGATGCCTTCTTTGGAGCCGATCAACGAGACGACTTCCTTTTCCGCATCGAGCTTGACGCCGAAGCGGTTCTGGTACCAGCTCGCAACCGCCTGGCGGTACTCCTTCATTCCGGTGGTGTTGGGATAGCGATGGTTTGCCGGCTTGCTCGCGCCCTCGGCCAGCTTTTCGACGATCGGCGCCGGCGTCGGAATATCCGGATCGCCGATGCCGAGATCGATCAGATCCACGCCGCGCGCCAGCGCTTCTCTCTTTCGCCGGTCGATTTCGGCGAAAAGGTAAGACGGCAACTCGTTGATTCGTTTGGCTTTTTTAATCGCGATGGCCAACTTCCAAAACTTTCCTTAAACGCAAAACGGGACCTTTTTATCTGGTTTTTTTATCTTTGACAACTACTTTGATATTTGGCGGGTTTCAGATTCTAAATGGGTTTCAGCACCCGAGAGCGCGTGTCGAAGATGTAGCAGACAGATTGAGCCGGATTTTGTGAGAGTATGGGAGGGCCCGGGTGGCGCGAAATATTTCTTGACAACCGGCTCGCCCGGCTATACAAGCCTGCGCATTATGTCAAACCTAATCGAACGCGCGGTGCGGGCCGCCAAGCTGGACGTGACGGTTTACGAAGAGGTCGAGGCCGACAAGACGGCTCTCGGCCAGGCGCTGGGTGTCGTGCTGCTCTCCAGCGTCGCCGCGGGAATCGGCAGCGTCGTCTCGGCCGGCGCCGTCGGGCTTTTTATCGGCGCCATCGGCGCGCTTATCGGCTGGTTCATCTGGGCGTACCTCACGTTTATCATCGGCACGAAACTTCTTCCCGAACCACAAACCGACGCCGATATCGGTCAACTGCTTCGGACCATAGGGTTCTCCAGCTCTCCGGGAGTTATCCAGATATTGGGCGTCATTCCAGTGCTTGGGAAAATTATTTTTGTCGCAGCTTCGATCTGGATGCTGGTCGCCATGGTGATCGCCGTGAGACAGGCGCTGGATTACAGCAGCACGCTTCGAGCCGTGGGGGTCTGTCTGATCGGCTGGATCGTGCAGGCCGTCGTCTTCATCCTGTTCTTTTTTCTTTTCGTTGGACCCACCATGAGCGTCAATCCGTAGCACGGCTCGGAACGGCGCCGGACGGTTCATTCCAACTTCTCTTTCCGCAAACTCACAACCGGGGACGCCGGTCAGGATTTTGTTCCCCGGCTCATTCGGGGCTGATTTAGCAGCCTCTATTGAGTCAGATCCCGCCATTGACTTTCTTTATCCCACGGTGGTAGAAGCGGCCCAGAGAAGGAGGAACTTTCATGAAGAAGACTATACCGTTACTTACGGTCCTGCTCGCGGCTGCTGCCGGCTCCTGGCAAGAGGCTCGGTCGTGGGAGCCCACCAGGCCGGTCGAGTTCGTCATCCCCGCCGGCACGGGCGGCGGCGCCGACGTCATGGCCCGGTTTATCGCTCCCCTGATCTCCAAGCATAATCTCGCCCCCCAGCCTTTCGTGGCCGTCAACAAGTCCGCGGGGGCGGGCGCCGAAGGCTTCACCTACGTGGCGGGTAAAAAGGGCGACGCCCATGTGATCATCATCACTCTCTCGAATCTCTTTACGACGCCGCTTGCCACGGGGGTTCCGTTCAACTGGAAGGACTTGACTCCGGTCGGCCGTCTGGCCCTGGACGAATTTGTCCTCTGGGTCAATGCGGAGACACCTTATAAAACGGCCAAGGAGTATATCGACGCGGTAAAAAAATCGCCCGGGACTTTCAAGATGGGCGGGACGGGAACGGCTCAAGAGGATCAAATCATCACGGTCCAACTGGAACAGGCGCTGGGACTCAAGTTTATCTATGTGCCGTTCAAAGGCGGGGGCGACGTGGCGGTCAACCTGGTTGGGAAGCACGTGGACTCCACGGTCAACAATCCCAACGAAGCGGTGGGCCACTGGAAGGGCGGGAAGGTGAGGCCGCTCGCCATCTTCGATACCGAGCG
This genomic window contains:
- a CDS encoding PP0621 family protein, coding for MLRLILLFFLFFLFFTLLNLYLFTRKRPRNLRQSDAAKPEEMVLDPQCQSYLPKSEAMLRGDQYFCSEQCARLYLAGRSSN
- a CDS encoding YIP1 family protein, which codes for MSNLIERAVRAAKLDVTVYEEVEADKTALGQALGVVLLSSVAAGIGSVVSAGAVGLFIGAIGALIGWFIWAYLTFIIGTKLLPEPQTDADIGQLLRTIGFSSSPGVIQILGVIPVLGKIIFVAASIWMLVAMVIAVRQALDYSSTLRAVGVCLIGWIVQAVVFILFFFLFVGPTMSVNP
- a CDS encoding RidA family protein; translation: MKKKKRAKETIETKLSALGFELPQPPTPAANYIPFVRVGDLLFIGGNIGRLNGQPPKYTGKVGGEVTLEQAYEMARDCALNHLAIMKAALRSLDRVKRIVKVLGYVAVAPGFTDMPKVVNGESDLLVKLWGARGEHARAAVGVASLSKDAPVETEIIVQVRR
- a CDS encoding peroxiredoxin, whose translation is MADTATNLKLGTKVPDFEFETYEPAKGDFGKFRLQDQISNKRWTILFFYPADFTFVUATEFAALAEQHDRFVKMGCDIITVSTDTKFVHKAWQENEKELAKVKYPMAGDPTGKAAQMFGVYDEDTGLALRGTFIINPQGVLMNAEINFYNLGRNIDELMRKFKANLYLSKKTNEACPSKWKDEGDKTLTPSAKMVGKVHEALQGK
- a CDS encoding SRPBCC domain-containing protein — encoded protein: MILEGKIDVAAPRAVLWDFLLDIDRFSSCLPGLEQVTEIDERTFEGVVVAAVGPISGKFSFRSTITDSTPPSDLVVQTDGEDSVTHSRVTARLNLKLAEPLEKRTELSYRADIEIKGRLGILGDMVLRATSVLALEEFARRLKARVEIAELPHG
- a CDS encoding tripartite tricarboxylate transporter substrate binding protein, with the protein product MKKTIPLLTVLLAAAAGSWQEARSWEPTRPVEFVIPAGTGGGADVMARFIAPLISKHNLAPQPFVAVNKSAGAGAEGFTYVAGKKGDAHVIIITLSNLFTTPLATGVPFNWKDLTPVGRLALDEFVLWVNAETPYKTAKEYIDAVKKSPGTFKMGGTGTAQEDQIITVQLEQALGLKFIYVPFKGGGDVAVNLVGKHVDSTVNNPNEAVGHWKGGKVRPLAIFDTERLDLPDWKGIPTVKEALGQDIHYLMLRGIFSAPGIPKDVQEWYVNLLKKVSDTPEWKKFTDDGGLKRAFLTGPEYVKWLEQTENLHKDLMTKGGLLKK
- a CDS encoding LL-diaminopimelate aminotransferase, coding for MAIKKAKRINELPSYLFAEIDRRKREALARGVDLIDLGIGDPDIPTPAPIVEKLAEGASKPANHRYPNTTGMKEYRQAVASWYQNRFGVKLDAEKEVVSLIGSKEGIANMATAFVDPGDIVLVSSPCYPVYHIGTLFNGGKNYFLPLTKENRFLPDLDAIPAEVARAAKMLWINYPNNPTAAVAEKDFFTRVIEFANKYNVIVCHDAAYTEMGFDGYRPMSFLEVEGAREIGIEFHSLSKSFNMTGWRVGMAVGNPELVAGLAQVKSNIDSGIFQAVQEAAIEALRLGDKIIEPSRRVFQERRDILVDGLRAAGFECEKPRATFYVWVSVPKGFTSADFTAKLLDQAGVVTTPGNGFGAPGEGYVRFTLCVDKLRLKEVTERIRQVRI
- a CDS encoding GMC family oxidoreductase, whose product is MADFYDVIIIGGGSAGCTAAARLSEDPKRNVLLLETGPDPQPIPDIVAEASQQTRLLLESPFVMMYPSQRKIDGSTYYALSGRIMGGGSSVNVMSVLRPMKHDLDNWVAHGNPDWSYEKCLPVMKRIESDQDFPDSPIHGNDGPLYVKRPFMLDMPASAPVRAFIDRALGMGLSSCPDLNVAEPLGVCASPYNIKNGKRQSTTVAYLNLARGRKNLTIVAEAPVRWLKIDGRRVTEVVYEKERQVRRVAADKIVLAAGVYHTPQVLMLSGVGPAKELARLGIKTVHALEGVGENYQDHPVVYMTFEGPTHFSEDWVVPRFRLITKSDPSRSCANFHIVMRPPTEVKGIKRMMPVSAHLLEQTTRGKLTLRSTEPNELPAIESRMLEDGRDVEAMTNTMRFIFDLTQHDSMEKYYGPLVQPGPKDDWAKFARSTYDSYHHGVGTCLMAPASNKMAVVDQKLKVHGMDNLWIADASIMPTVTHANTNLTAIMIGERVSDFIKELG
- the folK gene encoding 2-amino-4-hydroxy-6-hydroxymethyldihydropteridine diphosphokinase — translated: MPHQVYIGIGSNLGNKRENYLEALERIAKLPKTRIIKESSVYESQPHGDSKEWYINGVIEIETEMKPELLLTKLKNIERAMGRKKVRKKWGARIIDLDILLYDSLIMNKKNLKIPHPEMHQRKFVLIPLIELGPQVIHPVLGTSISEILVGVKDDKRVSLARL
- a CDS encoding lysylphosphatidylglycerol synthase transmembrane domain-containing protein, which translates into the protein MLAALRTAIGVGLLVYLGTLGAINWSALLGLAEAWPLSLTVLALLVMTVVLTSWRLCVLLKPHGLHLSLASSLRLTLIGAFFNACLPGITGGDIVRVYYATVGNRSGFTEIATVMLLDRAVGAFALALWPLLAAPLFPRLLESVGILLVLLWAAAAVVAAMLAGVLFCFARQERNSRPMSRAFPRLRLVAHAERVFKTVGAYRRNVGILLAAVGISLLVQTITVGVMLLLVQATSPTGVSGPMVILIPLGFMANALPVTPGGLGVGEAAFIKLFQLAGLTGGAEALLGWRVLTTFVDLLGLVFYLQGGKPSVDRG